TCCACGACTCCGGCGGCGGCCTTCAATATATTTTGCGTCGAGCGATAATTTTCCTCCAACTTGATGACCTTGACGCCGGGATAATCTTTTTCAAAATCCAGAATATTTTCCAGATTCGCGCCGCGCCAGCGGTAGATGCTCTGATCGTCGTCGCCGACCACGCAGATATTGCCGTGAATGCTGGACAGCTGTTTCACGAGACGGTATTGCACCGCGTTGGTGTCCTGAAACTCATCCACCAGAATGTATTTGAACTGGCGACCGTAACGCTCCAGAATCTCCGGCGACTCCTGAAACAAACGCACGCATTGAATCAACAAATCGTCGAAATCCAGCGCGTTGTTTTTCTTCAAGCCCTCCTGATAGCGCGGATACAGTTCCGCCGCCTTGTACTTGTTGCCGTAAGACAGAGATTCCAGGTCGATGTCCTTCGGCATCTTCAAATCGTTCTTGAAAGAACTGATATGCCCCAGCAGGGTTTTGGGCGGAAAGGAATCCTTGTCGATCCCAGCGTTCTTCATGCACTGTTTGACCATCGACAACTGATCCTGCGAATCGTAAATCACAAACTCGGTGGAAAAACCCAGCGCGTCGATATGCCGTCGCAGGATGCGCAGACAGAAAGAGTGAAAGGTGCTGATCCAGGGCGGCGCGTCGTAAACGTCGAGCATCTTGCGCACGCGGTCCTTCATTTCGCCCGCCGCCTTGTTGGTGAAAGTGATCGCCAGAATCTGGTCGGTTGGCGTTCCGCGTTCACGGATCAAATGCGCGATGCGATGCGTGATGACGCGGGTTTTTCCCGACCCGGCGCCTGCGACCACCATGAGAGGGCCGTCAACGCACTGGATCGCTTCCAGTTGCTGGGGATTGAGACTGCTGGAGTTCATGAGAAATACGGTGGAACGTTTTAAAGTAAATGTTCCCAGGCGACAGCCGCCAGGGCTTCGGTGAACAGCGGAGATAGATTGAGCGATTCGGTGCGGTGCAGGTCGAGCTTGCGCTCGTCCGCATATTTCTTAAATTCGATATCAATATCGTACAAAATTTCGACATGATCGCAAACGAAACCAATGGGAACCATGAGCACCGTTCGCGATCCATAACGCGCGATCTTGTCCAGCGTCGCTTCAACCGTCGGCCCCAGCCAGGGCACGGGAATCATTCCCTGACTCTGATAGGCCTGAAACCAGCGTTGCGGCTGGACGCGCTCGACCAGCGCGTTCAGCGTTTTTGCGTATTCCTCCGCGTAGGGATCGCCGTTGTCCAGGGACTGGGCGGGAATGCTGTGGGCCGTGAACACGGTGTAGATTTTTTCCTTGCCCATACCGCGCAAGCGTTCTTCAGCGGCCTTGTAACGTTCCGCAAAGGCGTCGATCAACAAAGGATTGTCGGCCCAACTGCCCACATAACGCGCATCGATATCCGGCGAACCGCAAACTTCCAGCGCCGTACGGAAGGCTTTGAAATAGAGTTCGGTGCTCCAGCTACTGTATTGCGGCGCCAGGCACATGACCACCACCTTGCGCACGCCGTCGTCGAGCATCTGTTGCACGGCATCCTGAATGAAAGGACTCCAGTTGCGCATGCCCACATAGACTTTGAAACGATCTTCGCCCTGATTGAGAAATTTCTCCAGAGCTTCAACCTGTCCCGTCGTGATTTCCAGCAGGGGGGAACTGCCGCCAATAGCGGTGTAACGATCGCTGATGATCTGCACAAGCTTATCCGAGGATTCTTTTCCGCCCCGGATATTTTTCAGATACTGCGGAATGTCGTCGACCGAATTGGGAGCGCCATGCGCCATTAAAAAAATTCCGACAGGCGCGCCGGTTTCAGGCTCACCCATGACGATATTCATGCACCATGTCGACCACCGCCTTGACATGATCGACCGGAGTCCATTGGAAAATACCGTGACCCAGATTGAAGATATGACCGGGCCGTCCATCGGCGCGTTTCATGATGTCCATCACGCGTTCGCGAATCACCGGGATCGGAGCCATCAGGGCCGCAGGATCGAGATTGCCCTGAATCGGCTGATCGTAACCGACCTGTTGCCAGGCGTCGTCGAGATTGACGCGCCAGTCGAAACTGATGACGTCGCCGCCCGCCTGCTTGATCAAAGGAAGAAGCGTCGAGGTGCCTGTGCTGAAATTGATGAAAGGAACGCCGGAATCTTTCAGACCATCGATCACCCGTTTGGTATAGGGGAGAATGAAACGCTCGTAATCATACGGACTCAGACAGCCCACCCAGCTATCGAACAACTGAAGCGCCTGAGCGCCCGCGTCGACCTGCATTTTCAGGTAGTCGATCAGAACCTCGCAGACCTTGTCCATCAAGGTTTCCCAGACTTTGGGCGTCTCCAGCATCATCATTTTCGTCGCGATGAAATCCTTGGACTTGCCGCCTTCGATCATGTAACTGCACAGGGTGAACGGAGCGCCTGCAAAACCGATCAGCGGAATCTTGCCGTCGATCTCGGAGCGAACATGGCGAATGGCGTCGCCCACAAAGCTCAACTGCTCCTTGGAATTGACGGGGCGCAGGGCGTTGACTTCTTTTTCGCCTTTCACCGGACGCGGGATCACCGGTCCATCGCCCTTGGAAAATTCCAGTCCCGTCCCCATCGGCTCCAGCGGCAATAAAATGTCCGCAAAAATTATCGCCGCATCCACGCCCAGCGCATCCAGCGGCTGGAGTGTGACTTCGGCGGCCAATTCCGGGGTCTTGCACATCTCCAGAAAGGTGTACTTCTCTTTCATATCGCGGTAGGCCTTCATGTAGCGCCCCGCCTGTCTCATAAACCAGATCGGCGTGACGTCGGTCGATTCGCCGCGACACGCTTTTAAGAAACGATACTCGTTCGTGTTATCCATTGGCTCCCATCGGCAGAAAAATAAAAGTTTGATTATAGGCTTGCCGCGCAGAATTTATCAATGCTTTATTGCCCCAAGCTTTTCAAGCGCGCTGTCGGATAATCTAGCGCGTTGTATTTGAAGATTTTTCAGGCTCACGCTTCGGAGAACCAAAGCTTTCGGCGCTGTCAAATCAAAGGTCGCGAAGCGATACTCAGGAAAACTAATGCGTCACGCCTGTACGATCCGACGTCGCTCTTCCAGAACCATCTCGTCCGTTTCCTCATCAAGACGGGAACCGATCGCTTCGCGCGCTTCCTCTCCCAGCAAGCGCCCAACGGCCCACAGCGCGTGAGCGCGGATCAAGGGTTCGACATCCGCCAAAGCCTCCAGCAACACCGGAACCGCCGCGCGGTCGCCGGAATTTCCCAAGGCGACGGCGACATTGCGCAGAAGCCCGCGACGCTTGATGCGCTTCACCGGACTTTTGCGGAAACGCTCGCGAAAGCCTTCGTCGTCCAGCCGCATCAATTCAACGAGAGCGCGGGTTCCTTCACGCTCGATGAATGCGTTCTCATCGGTCGTGACCGCATGCGAATTCCAGGGGCAGACGATCTGGCAATCGTCGCATCCGTAGATATGATTGCCCAGCGCCGCGCGAAACTCAATCGGGATGGGCCCTTTCAACTCAATGGTCAGATAGGAAATGCATTTGCGCGAATCCAGAACATAAGGAGCAATGATCGCGTTCGTCGGGCACACGTCGATACAGGATCGACAGGTACCGCAATGGTCCGTCGCCGGATCGGAGCGCGGCAGTTCCACATCCGTCAGAATTTCCGCGAGGAAATACCAGGAGCCTTCGCCTTCGGTGATCACATTGGTGTGCTTGCCGATCCAGCCAATGCCCGCCTGCTCCGCCATCGCTTTTTCCAGAACCGGCCCGGTGTCAATATAACGCCGCGTCTTGCACCCCGGAAAGGCTTCCTGCAAGGCCGCCTCCACCGCTTCGAGCCGGGGCGCCAGGGCGTCGTGATAATCTAGGTTGAGGGCGTAAAGGGAAATGTCTCCCGTGGCCTTGTCCTGCGCGAACTCCATGCTTTTGTGCGTCGTCAGATAATCGTAGCTGAGACACACCACCGACTTCACGCCGGGCAGGATCAGCGTCGGATCTTTGCGCTTTTCGGCGCCGCGCGCCATGTAAGCCATTTCGCCGGCGTAGCCGCTTTCAATCCAGCGGTCGAACCGATTTGCCGTTGTGTCCAACACCGTCGCCGGGGCCACGCCAAAGCCTTTGAAACCCAGCTCCAACGCCCGTTGGCGCACCTGCATCAATTGATTTTTCGCCTGCTCTGAGGTCATGGGAATGAGATTGCCAAGCTATAGGCCATTTGATACTCTGAATTCATACAAGCATGGATTTGCGCTTTTGCGCCTGGACTATTAATACATCAATCGACGGACTTCGGGAATGAATAAAACCGGCTATATTTACCATCCGCATTACCTGCGACACGATAACGAACCGCACCCGGAGAATCCAGGCCGCCTCAAGGCGATCGAGCAGGCGCTTGCCAAAGCCGACTGGTTTGACGATGTGAAACGCATCGACCCGCGCGCGGCCACCGCGCAGGAAGTTTCCGAAAATCACGACGCTGGATACGTCGCGCAGGTCGAAAAATACTGTCAGGAAGGCGTGCGCTCGCTCGACTCCGACACCGTGATCTGCCCCGATTCCTATACCGCCGCCCTGCTGAGCGCCGGAGCCGGGATTTCCGCCGTCGACGCGATCATGAACAACGAATGCAGGAATGTTTTTTGCGCCGTGCGCCCTCCGGGTCACCACGCCGAAGAAAAACGGGGAATGGGGTTTTGCCTGTTCAACAACGTCGCCATCGCCGCGCGTTACGCCATCAACCAATGGGAAATGAACCGCGTGTTCATTTTCGACTGGGACGTCCACCACGGCAACGGCACGCAAAATTCTTTCTACAAATCATCGCATGTGTTCTATTCCAGCATTCACCAGTATCCCTTCTACCCCGGCACCGGCTCCGACGACGAAACCGGCTCCGGCAACGGACTGGGAGCCACTCTCAATTTTCCATTGCGCGCCTTTTGCGACGACGGGGTCTATCTCGATATTGTCGAGAACCGGATCATTCCTGAAATCCAGCGCTTCAAACCGGACTTGATCATCATCTCCGCCGGATTCGACGCGCATGAAGACGACCCGCTGGCGCAGATGGACGTCTCCAGCGGATGCTTCGGGCAAATGACCCGCCTGCTGACCCAGGTCGCGAATGAAACCTGCTCCGGCCGCCTCGTCTCCATGCTGGAAGGCGGCTACAACCACACCGCGCTCGCCGAATCGGTCCTCGAACATATCCAGTCGCTCAAGGAATAATCCGTCCAAACGCGCCCATGCCAACTCAAAGCGAAGCGGTATCGACAGAACGGCGCCTGCTGATCATGGCGACGCTGGTCGCGCTTGGCGTTGTTCTCCACCGCCTCGAAGCCCTGCTCCCCCTGCCCTCGCCCTGGATCAAACTGGGCCTGGCGAACGTCATGACTCTGGTCGCGCTGGTTTACCTCGGCGTTAAAGAAGCCTTCATCGTCGCCATCCTGCGGGTGTTCTGGGGATCGATCTTAGGCGGAACCTTCATGAGCCCGACCTTTTTCCTGAGCTTCGCGGGAACCCTGTCCGCAACGCTGGCAATGGCCTGCTTTTACGCAGGCGGTCGCGGACCCTTCAGCCTGATCGGCGTGTGCGTCGCCTCGGCTTATGCTCATACGGCGACGGCGTTTTTCTGCGTCTACGGGTTTCTTTCGACATCGACCTCGTTTCTAAAGCTCATCCCTCTGTTCTCCTGTCTGGCCCTGGTCTCGGGAGTTTTGACCGGACTGGTCGCCAACGACCTTGCGCGCCGCCTCGAAGCCGAGGGCATTGCGCTCAAGTAAACGCTCCCCAAATTTTCCATTCAACACGCCGTCGCAATCATCCGTTAAGTAATCCGATGAATTTATTTTAGACATTGCGTTCTGATTCGCCTAAAATCAAAGACTCGGAACTCATTGAAATAAATACAACTACTTAACAGTAGCGCTATCAAAACCGTTTCCCGGACAGGCCCATGAAACTTTCCGTCGTGATCCCCGTTTACAACGAAAAAGCTACGCTTTCGAAAATCATCCAACGGGTGCAGGCGCAGAACTACGATATGGAAATCATCCTCGTCGATGATTATTCCACCGACGGAACGCGCGATTTACTGAAAGAGATGGAAGCGGAAGAAGGGATCAGGGTATTTTATCACCATTACAATCAGGGCAAAGGCGCCGCCTTGCGCACGGGCTTCGCTGAGGTTTCTGGTGACATCGTCATCATTCAGGACGCCGATCTGGAATACGACCCGCAGGACTACAAGGTTCTGCTGGAACCGATTCTTGATGGTCGCGCCGACGTGGTTTTCGGTTCGCGCTTTCTAGGCGGCCCGCACCGCGTCTTGTTCTACTGGCATTATCTCGGCAACAAGGCCTTGACCACCCTCTCCAACATCTTCACCAACCTGA
This window of the Candidatus Nitrohelix vancouverensis genome carries:
- the queG gene encoding tRNA epoxyqueuosine(34) reductase QueG, whose protein sequence is MTSEQAKNQLMQVRQRALELGFKGFGVAPATVLDTTANRFDRWIESGYAGEMAYMARGAEKRKDPTLILPGVKSVVCLSYDYLTTHKSMEFAQDKATGDISLYALNLDYHDALAPRLEAVEAALQEAFPGCKTRRYIDTGPVLEKAMAEQAGIGWIGKHTNVITEGEGSWYFLAEILTDVELPRSDPATDHCGTCRSCIDVCPTNAIIAPYVLDSRKCISYLTIELKGPIPIEFRAALGNHIYGCDDCQIVCPWNSHAVTTDENAFIEREGTRALVELMRLDDEGFRERFRKSPVKRIKRRGLLRNVAVALGNSGDRAAVPVLLEALADVEPLIRAHALWAVGRLLGEEAREAIGSRLDEETDEMVLEERRRIVQA
- the hemH gene encoding ferrochelatase, which codes for MGEPETGAPVGIFLMAHGAPNSVDDIPQYLKNIRGGKESSDKLVQIISDRYTAIGGSSPLLEITTGQVEALEKFLNQGEDRFKVYVGMRNWSPFIQDAVQQMLDDGVRKVVVMCLAPQYSSWSTELYFKAFRTALEVCGSPDIDARYVGSWADNPLLIDAFAERYKAAEERLRGMGKEKIYTVFTAHSIPAQSLDNGDPYAEEYAKTLNALVERVQPQRWFQAYQSQGMIPVPWLGPTVEATLDKIARYGSRTVLMVPIGFVCDHVEILYDIDIEFKKYADERKLDLHRTESLNLSPLFTEALAAVAWEHLL
- the hemE gene encoding uroporphyrinogen decarboxylase; the encoded protein is MDNTNEYRFLKACRGESTDVTPIWFMRQAGRYMKAYRDMKEKYTFLEMCKTPELAAEVTLQPLDALGVDAAIIFADILLPLEPMGTGLEFSKGDGPVIPRPVKGEKEVNALRPVNSKEQLSFVGDAIRHVRSEIDGKIPLIGFAGAPFTLCSYMIEGGKSKDFIATKMMMLETPKVWETLMDKVCEVLIDYLKMQVDAGAQALQLFDSWVGCLSPYDYERFILPYTKRVIDGLKDSGVPFINFSTGTSTLLPLIKQAGGDVISFDWRVNLDDAWQQVGYDQPIQGNLDPAALMAPIPVIRERVMDIMKRADGRPGHIFNLGHGIFQWTPVDHVKAVVDMVHEYRHG
- a CDS encoding Gx transporter family protein, whose product is MPTQSEAVSTERRLLIMATLVALGVVLHRLEALLPLPSPWIKLGLANVMTLVALVYLGVKEAFIVAILRVFWGSILGGTFMSPTFFLSFAGTLSATLAMACFYAGGRGPFSLIGVCVASAYAHTATAFFCVYGFLSTSTSFLKLIPLFSCLALVSGVLTGLVANDLARRLEAEGIALK
- a CDS encoding glycosyltransferase family 2 protein — its product is MKLSVVIPVYNEKATLSKIIQRVQAQNYDMEIILVDDYSTDGTRDLLKEMEAEEGIRVFYHHYNQGKGAALRTGFAEVSGDIVIIQDADLEYDPQDYKVLLEPILDGRADVVFGSRFLGGPHRVLFYWHYLGNKALTTLSNIFTNLNLTDMETGYKVFTRNVLDQISLTCNRFGFEPEFTAKISKRNFRIYEVPISYSGRDYAEGKKITWKDGVAALWFIVKFKFFD
- a CDS encoding histone deacetylase, producing MNKTGYIYHPHYLRHDNEPHPENPGRLKAIEQALAKADWFDDVKRIDPRAATAQEVSENHDAGYVAQVEKYCQEGVRSLDSDTVICPDSYTAALLSAGAGISAVDAIMNNECRNVFCAVRPPGHHAEEKRGMGFCLFNNVAIAARYAINQWEMNRVFIFDWDVHHGNGTQNSFYKSSHVFYSSIHQYPFYPGTGSDDETGSGNGLGATLNFPLRAFCDDGVYLDIVENRIIPEIQRFKPDLIIISAGFDAHEDDPLAQMDVSSGCFGQMTRLLTQVANETCSGRLVSMLEGGYNHTALAESVLEHIQSLKE